CCTCCACAAAGTTCTGCTTAATTCTCATCTCTTCCTAAAGCCACctgccagctgtgtgaccttggacagtcACCCCTCTCTGGGTTTTGGTTTTCTCATATTATCAGTGGGAGGCAGTGTCAGGCCAGTACCTGAGGCTCCGGACATCCTCTGACACCATCAGTCCTAGACAGCTCAGGCCTGGCCTAGCCTGCCACAAATTCACTAACCTTCCATGTTGTGTTTACTGATCCCCTCATTTCGATGAGAACCCTAAAATTCCTAGTTCCGTTATTTTCCTAGTACAGGTCCCCACCATATTTTCCAACTGACTAACACTCCATTAACAGAGTGTGTTTTGTATTTCTTTGTGTTGCTTCAGAAATCTCATCCAGTACCAAGAGTAAGATGGGCTCTCAAAAATGCTTCTTCAATACTAAACAAAGAAAGGCTGCAAGGAAGGGCAGAGAGCAGGGCACCTCTTTGGCTCCTTAGAGAGAGTAAGGGATGCAATTTGCTCTTAGACACATCCCCTAAGACATGTGGTTGACTGTCCAGGGAGTCAATGTCCCCCTATCCAAACCTGGGTCAACTATTTGAAGTCCCTTGACCTCTCTCTAGCCAACCAAGAAAAAAGAGCGCAAACTATAGATAGTTGGGAAATTGCAAACATGATATCAAAAACTTTTAACTTTTAGACACTCTCTACCCAGGATACCGAGGAGGTATGAAGTTTCCTCTCAGGCTCTCTGAGGAAGGCTTTATGAGTACAGAGGGTATTGCCATTGAAAGGGAAACTTCTAGGCTTAGTCTGCATCCTGAACTATATTGGATTTCCCTCACAGTTATTTTATAAAGTGAAAGGCTCAAGCCCAAGGTTAAACTCTCTAGACTCCAGCAAATGCAGAAATGTAAAGAGGCAGTAGTTTCACTTCCTGGATGGTTTGCTACAAAGGAGCTAGAGTTACCCGGGAGGCCGCTTGGCATAGTAGTGTTAGAAACACAAGTTCTGGAGCCAGAGCCATCTGGTTTCAAATCCCAACTGTCATTTACCAATGGGCAAGTGACTTACCCTCCTTGTGCCTATTTACCCATCTGTAAACTTgggataataataaatatttacttcTCAGAATCACTGTAGGTTTAACTGAGATAGAACAAGGAAACTAAGGAGCACAGAACCaggcatacttttttttttttttttggtgggattcttttgttttgtcttttcttttgcaAGCACTTTGCTgctaagctacatcccagcccaaaTATTCAGAATTAAGCTACTGTCTGCACTGGCCAAGTCTCCCTGTCATCCTGACCTCTTGGGCCCTAGGTATTTTCTTTCCTTGCTGAAAATACACCAATGATTAGAGGCCTACAGTCCTTCCTCACTCCTAGCAAGGACTCTAAATAGCTAATAGTTCCCATTTAGCATACACTACCTACCATCTGTGTACTCCTCTGATGTGAGGGATAAAAGGCTTTGTATGTCACTATTCTCGGAATCTGCCGCTTCTTTGTGTGCCAGTCGACTGCTCCCTGAGCCTGCTGCCCAAGAAGAGGTGGTTGCCTGATGCACCATCACAGTCTCTGAGCCCCGGGAGCCCCAGGCTTCACATAGTCCAGACTGGCCTGGGGTCTCATCCTCTCCACCTGCAGAGGAGCAGGCCCCTTGGCCCAGTGGCTGTGGATCCCTCGGCACattcctcccactaggcccagACCCTTCTGACAGCACAATTTGCACTCGGGGGTCAGCGGGTGGCATGCAATGACCGGAACTGCCGTACACAGCTTCCTCATATGAAGGTAGTGCGACCTGGACTCCATCTACCATAATGGAGACCTGGTCCCCAGATACTCCCTGGTCACGCCTGGattgaaggagaaaaagaaagagagagagagagagagagagagagagagagagagaatcagaaCAAACACccagataagtaaataaataccaCAATACCAACAAAACCCTCAAATTTTGAGCATTTACTATGTACCAGACATAGCATTAGATGCTTTagacatttagcaggagtgaggtgaggctcagtgatagagcagttgcctagcatgtgtgagaccctaggCCCATCTCCactactgccaaaaaaaaaaaaaaaagaacactgaaaaaaaatccaCTTTACCACACTGGATCCTCACTTAAGCTCTCAGGTAGTGGTCCACCAAATATGCGgaagaaggctggggatgtggcttagtcatAAGCACTTATTCAGTGCGCACAGAgtgctgagttcaacccccagtactgggggaagGTGGGGTGGCAAGATGAGGCTCAGAAGTTAAGTATCTTGCCCAACAGTCAGAGAGACCTGAGACTTGAATCTAGTTTCACCCACTTTCAGAGATTGTGTTCTTAACCTGTGGGTACACAGGCACCCAGACTTCTGTGCAAAAGCCAAGAGCCTAGAGACCTAGGAATAGAGCCAGCATAGCTAGGGTAAGAAAATAACAGAGTGATGGTGGCACATGTTGTAAAATACTAAAAAACCATTTCCTTGTATACTTTAAAAAGGTATGTTGTATGGGATATAAATTACATCTTCATAAAGCTGTTAGAAAGAGGAATGGGAAGGGGGGAAGGATGGGGTTGGGGgagaaaggaggagaaaaaggaagagaagcaCTATAGTCTTGAAATGAAAAACCAGCCTGGAAATCAGAAGAACAATCTTCTGACTCAATCACTCCCCactcctattcttttttttttttttaactttacaaaCTTCACAAAACTTACCAGCTTGCTCCAAAAAATGCACATCCCTCCCTTGGTGGGAAGAGAGCTCTGCCATACTCTAGACAAGTCATGCCTGCCCCAGCTGCTCCTGTTCTTCACCACCACAATAACCACTATCCTGACTTGCTTGGAAATCATTCCTTTGCTTTCtattttaatagttttatttGTCTAAATATGAACCTTCTATTATGAATCTTTCAGCACtagttatgcacattttttgctcTTATATGAACGGGATTCAGGGTGAATTTATGTGCTAGGTATGTCTCTGATTTCTTTAACTCAATTTATTCAGACACTTTtgtcatacacatacacatacgttGTTTTGGAACCATCTGAAAGTAAGGCACATTATGTAGCATGTACCTCCTCAGCACCATTTCTCCTATGCAATTGCTGCAACAGCATATGCCAGAAATTTAACATCACTGTAACACTGTAATAAAGATTCCCCAGACTAGCCAAAAATACATCCATTTTAGCTGCAGTCCCTTTTGTTTTCGTTCAGGACCCAATTAAGGATCATGCACTCCATTTAGCAGCCCTGTTCCTTTCATCTCCATTAATTTAGAATAGTCTATTATAGTTTTTCTTTTATGGAATTGATATCTTTTGAAGAATACAGGCCAGCTGTCTTATGGGATGTCCCATAATCTGGATGTGTCTAACCATTTCTTCAAGATTGGATTCAGGCCAGTTTTTGCCAAGTTTTGCCACACAGGTGAGGCTGTCTCCTCAGCTCATCACACTACAATCTGCTGATTGACAAAACTAGTGTTGCTTCACTGTTGTTAGTAGCTCTCAAGTTTCTTACGTGAAATTGCAGATAAAATCCATGCTAATTCAAATGATGCACACCCTTAGGATTGAGAGAAGTGGCATCCTTAACATTACTCAGAGGTTTTGGAAGGAAGAGAAACTTTGATGGCAAGGCGGCATAGAAAGCAGCGTGCATACtagtgtgtacttgtcatttgcTATTCTAAATAAATTTTTGTGGTTTAAAAAGAAATACGTATACAGTAAAAAGTTTAAATGGGGTCCATAATGAAAATCAAATCTCCTTTCTACTcaggtcaggaaaaaaaaatgggtggTTATTTTAATAAGCTTAGTAGTTAAatatagagaaaagaaaattccTTAACCTAAATGAAATGCATGCTAGATCAGTGTGATTTCAAGTGGAAATAGCTGATTCATTTAAGAAAAAGTTCCCTTAAAATCCCCTATTCtatctgggtgtggtggcacatgcctgtaatccagcagcttgggaggctgagaaaggaggatcatgagttcaaagccagcctcagcaaatcgaggtgctaaacaactcagtgagaccctgtctctaaataaaatacaaaataggactggggatgtggctcagtggttgagtgcccctgagttcaatccccagaacaaaaaacaaacaaacaaaaaaaacaactttaaaaaataactgcTACTCCTCCctccaaagcaaaataaaaagaagaaagaaaaatcacacgcaggacacagaaactaaactTAACCAGATTGTTATTTGCAAGTTCCAAACCTAGAATATTTTATAGACTGTGGTTTAGCTTGGCTCTTCTTGTCAGTGAATATGACAGTGACTGATGCAGTACTGAATGAACATAAAAGATGTATTCAAGAGGCAGTGAGGCACCTACAGGGGGTGACAGCAACCTGGAGAGCTGCGATAGCCCATGGGGGAAAGTCTGCCATCAGGGATACATACATACATCAGGGCCCCACCACTGGCTGCCCCCAACCCCAACCACCTCCCCCATTCAGTCTGGCACGGATTATAGATAACGTACTatactagaaaaatgaaaatgatggaGGCAGACAAGAAACATACTTGCTTGGTCTCTTATATAGTGCAATGCAGTGGTTCTCAAACCACAATAAAACTACTGAGAAGCTTTCTGTACATCAGGGTCCCATGCTAAACCAAATAAATCAGAATGTTTAGCAAGAGAGGTTTAGATACACCCAGGAGTAAAAGCCAAGAGTACAGAAAGAAGTAGCTGGCAAACATGGGTGTGCATCACTATCATCTGGAGGGCTTGGAAACCCCATCCCTGGGCCTTAGCGCCAGAGTGTCTCATTCAGTCAGTCTGGAGTGGGGCCTGGAAATATGCATTCCTAACAACCCTGTGATGATACTTCTGGAACCACACTCTGAGAGCTACTGAGGACAGGGAAACAACATGGCTTTGGAGCAGAACAGATTTAGGACCAACCTCAGCTTTGCTCTCATCTAAAGATATGACCTTGAACGAACGACTCaaatctctctgagcctcagtttcttccctCAATTGCAATGTTTCTAGAGGATTGAGATAATATATGCAAAGCATCAAGCACAATGCCAGGCAAACCGGGGCCTCCCCATCCATTTTCCTAGGACACACAGACCTGGTAAACCACAGCCTCCCAAGGCCAGTTAAGGCTAGCACCCATAGTGATGCTTGCTACCTGCCCCAAAGCAGCACCAGAGGTGCTGGGCTCACCTGCTGTGATGGAAAGACTTCAGCTTTGGCTGCAGCAGCACAAACAGCACCACGAGGAGGAGAATGAGCGCCACGGAGCTGGCAGTGGAAGCCACTATAGACAGTGTGGGAACCCCAAGTGATGTGTGGGTTTCTTTGTCTATGAAAACAAGCCATTGTCAGAATCATTTTGTAGCCAGACACATAAAACATAAGCCTCAAAGCTGATACAGTCAAATGTCACCTGCAGAAAGCCATACAGAGTCATCCAGTGGCTGCACCTTTTCAAAAGGACAATGTGGATGGCCTATGTATGTATGGTGCTCCTGGAAAGGAAACACTTCCTTCTGTTTCCTGAATAATAAATTTCCCTCACTTCCAGCCTTTTCAATACATCTGATGCTAAGTTCACTTAACCCTGGAGATCTTACTTTTATAAACCACTCTGATCTTGCCTTCAGTAGTAGGATGATGAACACCAACCATTAAAATGGGCATATTATTCCAACTTATTGAGTCACCCATGGTCCCCTCCATGGCAGGGTAATTTAGAAGAACTGTGCTGCAACAAAAGCCTCTACCATGAGGTCCCACAGCTCTGGCTCTAAATATCAGGCTGGTGCCCTCTCTTCTCTGGGTTGTCATGGACCCCATGTGTTCTGGTCTAGAAGCCCGTGTATAAAACACAAAGATGGCCATATGACACACACTTCTCTTCAGGTGGCTGAATTTTCCTGTCATGCAAGAGAGAAGGAGGCAGGAGAAGAGACGGGGCATCCATCTAGCTGGACTATAGCTCCATAACAAAACAGTTCATTTCCATTCAAGGAAAAACGAAAGCCACTGGAGAAGGTGTTAGCGTTGCCCTCACTGTGCTAGCAGAACATGGTCAAAGGTCACCAGCACTTGGCTAGGCAAACAAGAGATCCTAAAAATCAAAGGAGCTTTACATAGCAGGGTAGATGCCTTGGTAAAGATAGGGAGCCCACTGGTGACTCAGTGGAATCTAATGGGACATGCACCAGCAACCTCAATGTTTTCCACAAAGACATGAAATCCCAAAGGAAGGGAAGCTGCAGGGCATCAAGCAGAGCTGTGCTGCAGCACAGCCAAAGGCTCTCTGAAGGCAGAAGGTGCCACTTCCCAGGAGCTGAAAGAAAACAGAGGCCCAGAATACCCCCTTCTCCTCTGCAGACTGACCCTCGTTGAGGTGGCAGCTAATCTCCATGGCCGGCTTCCACTCGCCATTCTTACACGTCAGGTATTTGTAATCACCCTTCAACATGTAGCCTTCTGCACAGAGGTACTCGATGACACTGCCTGCTGTCAAGGGGTCTCTGCAGGGCCGGGGGTGGCATATGTAGCCACCATTCTCTGGCTCCGGGGGCAGGGGACACACTGCAAAGACAGAGAGAGCAGTGAAGCTTTCAGTGGGTGTCTCCACTTGATGACACAGCTCTGAGGGCCTCAACAGGAACCCTGGAATTTAGGTCGCCACCGACAGGGAAGTCTGTCTGTTTGCAACATTTCCCTCTTCCTCCCCACTGTCTTCAGGGAACTGTATCCATAACTCCACAGGAgatactgctttttttttttttgattaggtattgaacccagatggtgctttaccactgagttacatccccagtcctcgtaattctttattttttttaatcatatttttttttataaagagagaggagagagagagagagagagagagagagagagagagagagagagagagagagagagagagaattttttttaatatttattttttttagttattggcggacgtaacatctttgtatatggtgctgaggatcgaacctgggccgcacgcatgccaggtgagcgtgccaccgcttgagccacatcctcagccctgtaattctttattttgagacaaggtctcagaaAGTTTCTGTGGCTGACTTCAAACTTACCAGCCTCTttggtggctgggattacaggtctgaaCCACCTTGTCTGgctccaatcctttttattttttgtctcacTATATTGCCCAGGCTAGTCTCAAAACTGAGGCCCTCCTGCCTCAttttcccaagatgctgggattacaggcatgtgccaccactatCAGTTTGAAACATGGTTCTGACTCAGAGTGAGAGGAGATTCAATACTGTTAGCCCACGGGGGCAACATTAGCCTTGTTTCTGACATCAATGTCAGAAAGAACTTGGAGGAATAAGAAGAATGCTCTGGCTTCTGAGGGAATTTCTAATGAATTTCTTGGGAGGCTTCCCAAACCCTGTGCATCTTCCATGCTCTGGTAGCGCTTGTCTCTATCCCACAGTTATGTCCCATATTTTTCTGTCCACACAACAATCtagttttaagagcaccttcacctCCTGTCTTATTTGTTCAGCCTCACAACTATAGTAGATATTATTTCTCTGCTTTGAAGATAAGAACAATAAGACCCACAAAAATGAAGTGACTTTTAGCCAAACTCAAGGCAGGGTGAAGGCAGACTTGGGAGCAGAGTCAGGTCCTCTGATTCTGAACCTGAGTTCTTTCCACCAGCAGATCCTACTCTTGACCCAGGAGCAGAGTAGCTTGTAAGGGGTGAATGTGTCAAGGTCACCTCCCTTTCATCCCTTCAAACTTGTCAGTTAAGAAGATGGCAAGTGGAGCCTACCTGTGGTGGTACTCTGGCCTAGATAAGCTGTAGAAATAACTTAAGAGGACCTAGAAGGTCTGAGTAGCCTGCAGGGAGAAGAGGGTGACCTCTCATTCTCCTGAGGACAGACTGCAAAACTGAAGCTCCACACAGTACATTGGACGCTAGGGCCAACAAAATGAGAGGGGCCCAATGAGGACAGTAAGAGATCAATGTTTGGAAGGGTGGGCTGTGGGAAGGCAGGATGGCCAGGCACCCATGAACTTCAATTTTCCAAATATCTTAAAATGCAAGATTGACTGAGCTTCTTCCAAAGGAAATTCAATTTTACTGACCATAACCCACCCCAATCCTGACTATtatagacatctatctgtatgagAACTGGAATGGTCATTCTCTTTTTTTTACTTCCTCTAACAGGCCCAGAGTGGCTGGGAGTCACATGGCAGTGTCTGACTATCCAAGATAAGGTGCAGGCTTGCTCCCATCCCCAAACTCCTTATAGCCTCTCCCAGCACCACCTTTCTCTAGTCCAGAATGTTATTAGCAGGCTGACTGTCAAATGGGTTGGAGGTAGATTCCAGGTACAAAGAGGTGACAGTTTTCTGCTTCAAGCTACAAATCATTGGTCTgtattgcttttgttttttggtactaaggattgaacccaagggcgcttaaacacatccccagcccttttttatattttatttacagacagggtctccctggctttgaacctgcaatcttcctgcctcagcctcccaagccactggacaggtgtgtgccactgcaactGGCTAAAGCTACATATAATTAAGATGAGGAGCAAAGgccattttctcttttctttcatttactCATTTTTGGTAGTGCAGGGGAATTGAACGCAGGACCTTGTACATGTTAGGCATACATTCTACTACTAAGTTGTCCACCCAGACCTACTATTTTCAAAAAGCTGTTAACAAACAGAGCTAGCACAGATGCCAAAGGATCCAGAAGTCTGGCAGTTTCTCTGAAATTAAgagatgagcccaaataagctactCAGCTCCCTTAAAAAACACACCTCTGATCTCCCCATGGTACACCTGGCCCAAAGTCCTGACAGGACAGCCAAGTTGTTCAGAGAGCTAGTAGTCATGAACTGCTTTACGCCTTCACTTTCCCTCTTTTGTTCGGGGCATCAAGGCTGTCACAGACCTCCCAGACTTACTCCCTGGCTCTCCTCAGATTGTGTCTAATTAGCTCATTTCCTGAGAGCAGCAAAGACTCAAAGACAGGGCCAGTATGCTGGGAAAGCAGTTCTCACCGGGAAGGGCTGCAGATTCTAGGGCCGCTTCTGCTCTACTATGTGTTTCTGCCTATAAAACCCACAGAATCTTGAGTAGGACCCTGGAGGTCATCTAGCACTCATTTTAATAAGTGAAAAAAAGTGAGGTCTACAATGAAGCAACTTGCAATTCAATTTAGTTTTAATTCAGCTAATATTTATTGATCATTGTATAGGGATCAGTATGCTGTAGTTCTGAATAAGGATAAAAAGCACTTCTGGCACTAGTAGCCAAATAGGGATATAAcagatatgcacacacatacatttaaaaaatcattttcttcacGGTTTCTGGGTTTCTCTTTGGTTTAGCGACACTTTCCCTACTCAGAGGATATAAAATATACCCTCCAATGTTTTCTCGTAATGTTTTATAGAGATTGAGTTTTTGTTATTTAAATAATACTTTTACCAAAAACAATTCCTGGGGAAAAACCATACACATATGTTAATATAtactatattaatataaaatatttaatatatctaaatatatatttatatatttcatgggaagtatgtataatatatatgtgtgtgtgtatatacatacatagtataaaattcaaaagaaaGGCTATATAGCCAAAAGCAAGCCCCTAGTCTGTGCCCTAGCTGTTCAGCTCTTCTCCCTAAAAGTCATCACACCGACTTTACTGCATCTTTCCAAAGATATTCTGCATACAGATTTATTCTGACATAAGTCAAAGAATGTGATTCATGTGCCAGAGAGGAAAAGCTGAGAGCAGGAGAGATTGCATCCCATGTGgggaaactcacagtggctcTGGGAGGAAGTGGCACCTCAGACAGGCTttcatttcatcatgaagagaggTGGCAGTTTGAAGTGGGAAAATGCGCGTTAAACCCTACATGAGGTGGACCAGAGGCAGCAGAGTCTCCTTACAGTATAGCAACCTTATATACTAAATAAATTCAGTACGCAAACTCTTTTATGTTTATCCATGAAGGTCACACAAAGAAAATATGCATGTCAGGGCCAGTGTCATAAGATGTTTGCTATCCCAGGttcaaggaagaagaaaaaaattagaagggTCAGAAATAAACAAGGACAAGGGCATTTTAAGACACCACAAGCACACATGGCTCTTTTGCCCAAAGAGCAGAGCGGGAGAGTCTAGCTGGAGTGGACCCCTTCAGTGATACCTGGAATTAACAGGAAAGGGAACATCAAGGAAGAGCAAAACCCACACAGCAAATAAATCAGTGGCTTCAAGAAGCCACCACTATCCTGGGTCGGAGGCTAACAATCTGTATACTGGGTTCTCTCTGATGCTTGAGTCCACAGAAGGAATTCAAGTTCCTTGACCCCAATAGGACAATAAACTCATCTGATATGGCAATGCCCATAGTTTttaaaagagagggagaaagccaggtattagagaaaagaaaagggaaaagaaaaacaacaacaaaaacttctcCTCCTAGCTTCCTCTTTGCATTTCATTGTTCCCACAGGCACTTGGGCCCCCTGGGTGCACAGGGAGAGGGGAGACAatccctcagggtgcctggcgcaCCACAGACATTCAGGGTGAGTCCATCCAGTCAACTGTGAAGATGCAGATGGGAGAGAAGCAAGATAACCTGGCCAGACTTCCACCTTAGAATCACCTCAGCCTAACACCCTTCTCACaggcctcatctgcccttctgtgttGTGCTTTTGTTGTTTCAGGGCcccagtcttccaggaggaagaggcaaaacaaaacaaacttttaTAACATTCCATAACAAGCACAGTAAAACAAGCTCCAGGAAAGGCCCTGGGGTCAAAGTGTTAAGTTTAACAAAGGAACAAATACTCCGGGTCCCTTCAAAACAAGGTGTGGGGAAGTATGCACTCCCAGAGCCTCTGAAAAATCTGACGTCTAGTGCACTTTCAGAAGACTCAACAAAAGAGGTTTCTGGCTACTAGACATCATCAAGAAAATACTAGAGTCCTAAACAGGAACTGAGGACTTCAGAAAATGTGTTGGGTTAAGTGTTCACTCACAGGTCTGAGATGCTTAGTTTTAGACAAAAGCATGGGTGTATTAGCATTTAGGACACAGGGGAGCACAGAGAAATAGGTGTTTAATGAAGACACTGAAAGAAAGGAGGGCCAAAGAAAAGCTTTCCTAAGAATTCATGGGAGGAGTTCCTTTAAACCCTAACTCCCCAAACTGCAGATTTGTTAATGTCCCTGCTGGGTTTTAAATCCAGCAAACCAGAAAGAGTGGgtcttgggctggggctcaggggtaggGCGCCCGCCGtgcacgtgaggccctgggttcaatcctcagcaccatataaaaataaagatattgtgtccatctacaactaaaaaaaaaagaaagaaaagaaaagaaagatgggtCTTCTCCACCCAAACCCTAGGAAGGCTGTACAGGTTAAGTGTGGCAGAACCACATACCCACCAAGATCTaaagaggacacacacacacacacacacacacacacccacacacactacTGCCAACTCTAAGGTAAATCAATGATTTGACATAAGTGCTTGAGTGTGAGCTTTTCTATTAGCCCAGGGTGTCCTTCCGGGCAGACAATCTTACTATCTGGCAACTGGGAGGGATGACAGCCCAGGGTAaagaagacagacagacaggggctggggatgtggctcaagcggtagcgcgctcgcctggcatgcatctggcccagttcgatcctcagcaccacatacagacaaaggttcgatcctcagcaccacatacagacaaagatgttgcgtccgccaataactaaaagataaatatttaaaatatttaaatatttaaaaaaaaaaaaaaaagaagacagacAGGAGCCCAAATTAAGGTGGGTGGGGGAGAAAGGAATGGAGGGAAATCACATCCTACCTAGCACAGCATAGTCCATAGAAATATAACGTGGGTCACAGAGGTTGTTTTAAATTTCCCAGTAGGCATATTAAAAAGGTGAAAGGAAATAAGTAAAatctattttaataatatattctcTTTAAACTAATATAGGGTCATGTTCTGATAAACCCATTGTAAATTGAAAACatcactcaaaaaaataaaaaaatagaactaccatatgttcCAGCAATCCCCCAACTATGtccaaatgaaattaaaccagtATGTTGAGGAGACATTTCCACTCCCATGTTTGCTATAGCACTATTTGCAACtgccaagaaa
This region of Callospermophilus lateralis isolate mCalLat2 chromosome 3, mCalLat2.hap1, whole genome shotgun sequence genomic DNA includes:
- the Susd6 gene encoding sushi domain-containing protein 6, which gives rise to MCHGRIAPKSTSAFAVAFVGHGVFLPLVILSTLLGDGLASVCPLPPEPENGGYICHPRPCRDPLTAGSVIEYLCAEGYMLKGDYKYLTCKNGEWKPAMEISCHLNEDKETHTSLGVPTLSIVASTASSVALILLLVVLFVLLQPKLKSFHHSRRDQGVSGDQVSIMVDGVQVALPSYEEAVYGSSGHCMPPADPRVQIVLSEGSGPSGRNVPRDPQPLGQGACSSAGGEDETPGQSGLCEAWGSRGSETVMVHQATTSSWAAGSGSSRLAHKEAADSENSDIQSLLSLTSEEYTDDIPLLKEA